A genome region from bacterium includes the following:
- a CDS encoding gamma-glutamyl-gamma-aminobutyrate hydrolase family protein, protein MGTTLKEERPKIGITVSPRRGEPYYSPYRRAVEAAGAEPVELPPGTQSLPELDGLLLPGGWDVDPSFYGETPGEQVGPIDHELDETELRLFRQAREQELPVLGICRGQQVINVAMGGSLVQHLEDHDVRDHGRSHLAHTIEVDPGSELGRAAGEHRIRVNSLHHQAIRNLAPGLQQTARGEDGTVEAVESDDGLIVAVQCHPEELTTDMPWARRLFERFVARARHRKSR, encoded by the coding sequence GTGGGGACGACCCTGAAAGAAGAACGGCCGAAGATCGGAATCACCGTCAGCCCGCGGCGGGGGGAGCCCTACTACTCCCCGTACCGCAGGGCGGTCGAGGCCGCCGGCGCGGAGCCGGTCGAGCTGCCGCCTGGGACCCAGTCGCTCCCGGAGCTGGACGGGCTCCTGCTGCCAGGCGGCTGGGATGTCGACCCGTCCTTTTATGGAGAGACGCCGGGCGAGCAGGTCGGGCCGATCGACCATGAGCTGGACGAGACCGAGCTGAGGCTCTTTCGCCAGGCGCGTGAGCAGGAGCTGCCCGTGCTCGGCATCTGCCGCGGTCAGCAGGTGATCAACGTCGCCATGGGCGGTTCGCTGGTGCAGCACCTGGAGGACCACGACGTGCGGGACCATGGGCGCAGCCATCTCGCCCACACCATCGAGGTCGACCCCGGCTCGGAGCTGGGGCGGGCGGCGGGTGAGCACCGGATCCGGGTCAACAGCCTCCACCACCAGGCGATCAGGAACCTCGCGCCGGGCCTGCAGCAAACCGCGCGCGGCGAGGACGGCACCGTCGAGGCCGTGGAATCGGACGACGGCCTCATCGTCGCCGTGCAGTGCCATCCCGAGGAGCTGACGACCGACATGCCCTGGGCGCGCAGGCTATTCGAGCGCTTCGTCGCCCGTGCTCGCCATCGCAAGTCCCGGTGA